The proteins below come from a single Parcubacteria group bacterium genomic window:
- the uvrA gene encoding excinuclease ABC subunit UvrA: MSKNKPKDRSKIIVRGARVNNLKNIDVEIPRDKLVVITGLSGSGKSSLAFDAIYAEGNRRYLEGMSSYATQFLDVSAKPDVDKIENLTPTISIDQKSIARSPRSTVGTLTEIYDYLRVLYAKAGAPHCPHCKTPLEKISNAEVLEDILDSPEKTNIAILAKLNGKDQSLKERLKSVSQLGYARIRFRGKIVSLTEALSQNELEADETCSAEIVIDRIVLNKKNPDRERILDSIETAFKLGKGAAVVVKDNETEKIYNRDFVCKKCFFEVADITPKHFSFNSPEGACQHCSGLGVIKEIDEDLLIPNKNLTLAEGAILSWNKSGGRSSVLTSGNNILQMLGEKYGFSVDIPVKKISREHLNIVLYGSNDPKIIFEGVIPTMKKKYEELNSNYLRSEIEKYMIEKVCPLCLGKRLRGEYLSVLVADKSIDQVVDMPLVDFSQFLEALEKINISSAKKNIILPLVKEMKARSAALQNVGLGYLSLSRSANSISGGEGQRIRLATQIGSELSGITYVLDEPSIGLHNRDTEKLIATMEELREAGNSLITVEHDEQIIRAADWIIDMGPGAGEEGGEVIFSGDLATLLKSKTVTAQYLNGKRQVGDKKKARKGSGKFIKIQGATEHNLKDIDVSLPLGKFISLTGVSGSGKSTLVSDILSKALAKHFFNTKEAPGQHKKISGMENIDKVISINQAPIGRTPRSNAATYTGVFSLIRELFAETEEAQTRGYDASRFSFNMKGGRCEDCQGEGKKKIEMHLLPDVYVPCETCNGAKYNQRTLEIEYRGVNIAQVLDMSVSYALAFFKNSKLVTDKLSTLEKVGLGYLKLGQSAVDLSGGEAQRIKLATELARRATGKTLYILDEPTIGLHFEDIRKLLGVLDALVDKGNTVLVVEHNVDVIRNSDWVIDLGPEGGSGGGEIVFEGSPAELKKCKKSWTGKYL; the protein is encoded by the coding sequence ATGTCAAAAAACAAACCCAAAGATCGGAGCAAAATCATTGTCCGCGGAGCGCGGGTGAATAATTTGAAAAATATTGATGTGGAAATTCCGCGGGATAAGCTGGTGGTCATTACCGGACTCTCTGGCAGTGGAAAATCTTCTTTGGCGTTTGATGCGATTTATGCGGAAGGCAATCGGCGCTATCTCGAGGGCATGTCGAGTTATGCGACACAGTTTCTGGATGTGTCGGCTAAACCGGATGTGGACAAGATTGAAAATCTGACGCCAACTATCTCGATCGATCAAAAAAGTATCGCGCGCAGTCCGCGTTCGACGGTGGGGACGCTCACAGAGATCTATGATTATCTGCGTGTGCTTTATGCTAAGGCCGGAGCGCCGCATTGTCCGCACTGCAAGACGCCGTTGGAAAAAATTTCTAATGCCGAAGTATTGGAGGACATTCTTGATTCGCCGGAAAAGACTAATATTGCAATTCTCGCTAAGCTGAATGGTAAAGATCAGAGCTTGAAAGAGCGGCTCAAAAGTGTCAGTCAATTGGGTTATGCGCGGATTCGATTTCGAGGAAAAATCGTGTCGCTGACCGAGGCACTGTCGCAGAACGAATTGGAAGCAGACGAAACGTGTAGCGCAGAAATTGTAATTGATCGCATCGTGCTTAATAAGAAAAATCCTGATCGAGAACGGATCTTAGATTCGATTGAAACGGCTTTTAAATTGGGCAAAGGTGCTGCCGTGGTTGTTAAAGATAATGAGACAGAAAAAATTTATAACCGTGATTTTGTCTGCAAGAAATGTTTTTTTGAAGTGGCGGACATTACACCGAAACATTTTTCTTTCAATAGTCCCGAGGGCGCCTGCCAACATTGTTCAGGATTGGGTGTGATTAAGGAAATCGATGAAGATTTGCTCATTCCTAATAAAAATCTCACACTGGCTGAAGGTGCGATTTTGTCGTGGAACAAATCCGGCGGACGCTCAAGCGTGCTGACGAGCGGGAATAACATTTTGCAAATGCTGGGAGAGAAATATGGATTTTCTGTCGATATTCCGGTGAAAAAAATCAGTCGGGAACATTTGAATATCGTGCTCTATGGATCCAATGACCCGAAGATCATTTTCGAAGGCGTCATCCCGACGATGAAAAAGAAATATGAAGAACTGAATTCCAACTATCTGAGAAGCGAGATTGAAAAATATATGATTGAGAAAGTTTGCCCGCTTTGTTTGGGCAAGCGTCTGCGCGGGGAGTATCTTTCAGTGCTCGTGGCGGACAAATCAATTGATCAGGTTGTGGATATGCCACTGGTTGATTTTTCGCAATTCTTGGAAGCGCTGGAAAAAATCAACATCAGCTCAGCGAAGAAAAATATTATTTTACCATTGGTCAAGGAAATGAAAGCGCGCAGTGCCGCACTCCAAAATGTGGGATTGGGTTATCTCTCACTTTCGCGCTCGGCTAATTCGATTTCTGGCGGAGAAGGACAGCGGATTCGCTTGGCGACGCAGATTGGCTCAGAACTCTCCGGCATCACCTATGTCTTAGACGAACCATCGATCGGATTGCATAATCGTGATACGGAAAAATTAATTGCGACGATGGAAGAATTGCGTGAAGCGGGTAATTCTTTGATTACCGTGGAGCACGACGAACAGATCATTCGGGCAGCAGATTGGATTATTGATATGGGGCCAGGGGCTGGCGAAGAAGGTGGCGAGGTGATTTTTTCTGGTGACCTCGCGACGCTGCTCAAATCTAAAACCGTGACCGCGCAGTACCTGAACGGAAAAAGACAGGTCGGGGATAAGAAAAAAGCGCGCAAGGGTTCGGGCAAATTTATCAAGATTCAGGGAGCGACAGAGCATAATTTGAAAGATATTGATGTGAGCTTACCTTTGGGAAAATTTATTTCGCTTACCGGCGTTTCCGGTTCGGGCAAATCAACTTTAGTTTCAGACATTTTGTCCAAAGCTTTGGCTAAACATTTTTTCAATACCAAAGAAGCTCCTGGACAGCACAAAAAAATTAGCGGAATGGAAAACATCGACAAGGTGATCAGTATCAATCAAGCACCGATCGGTCGCACCCCGCGCTCGAACGCCGCAACTTACACCGGAGTTTTTTCGCTCATCCGTGAGCTGTTTGCCGAAACAGAGGAGGCACAGACGCGTGGGTATGATGCTAGCCGTTTCAGTTTCAATATGAAGGGCGGACGTTGTGAGGATTGCCAAGGTGAGGGCAAGAAAAAAATCGAGATGCACCTCTTGCCGGATGTCTATGTGCCGTGTGAAACGTGTAATGGCGCGAAGTATAATCAGCGGACTCTTGAGATTGAATACCGCGGAGTGAATATTGCGCAAGTACTTGATATGAGCGTGAGCTATGCTCTGGCGTTTTTCAAAAACTCCAAACTAGTGACAGATAAATTATCCACGCTGGAAAAAGTCGGCTTGGGTTATTTAAAATTAGGACAAAGCGCCGTTGATCTTTCTGGTGGTGAGGCGCAGCGGATCAAATTGGCCACGGAGCTGGCACGTCGAGCAACGGGAAAAACTTTGTACATCTTAGATGAACCAACGATTGGACTGCACTTTGAAGATATCCGCAAACTCCTGGGTGTTTTGGACGCACTGGTCGACAAAGGTAATACAGTTTTAGTCGTTGAACATAATGTGGATGTGATCCGCAATTCTGATTGGGTGATCGATCTGGGTCCGGAAGGCGGATCGGGCGGAGGAGAAATTGTGTTTGAAGGCTCACCAGCGGAACTGAAAAAATGCAAAAAAAGTTGGACGGGGAAATACCTTTAG
- a CDS encoding SprT family zinc-dependent metalloprotease, whose product MENKIKISKIIRSKRKNIALMVTHDAMLVVRAPMRTPLSYIEKMVEEKFAWIERKMREFERRPKATKKTFEAGEEFLYLGKRYKLEIVEGTTIKVTEDHKLLFPRVFLWRAKARMHDWYKKQAQEAISERTKMIAGELNLKYCSLKISNAKTNWGSCGPKNSLNFNWRLIMAPEAVVDYVIIHELMHIPEKNHSQKFWNKVATVMPEYKTARKWLRENSKVLTLE is encoded by the coding sequence ATGGAAAATAAAATCAAAATCTCAAAAATCATCCGCTCTAAGCGAAAAAATATTGCCCTTATGGTTACACATGATGCGATGTTGGTCGTGCGTGCGCCGATGCGCACGCCGCTCAGCTACATCGAAAAAATGGTCGAGGAAAAATTTGCTTGGATTGAAAGGAAGATGCGCGAATTTGAACGGCGCCCCAAGGCGACCAAAAAAACTTTTGAGGCGGGCGAAGAATTTCTCTATCTGGGAAAAAGATATAAATTAGAAATAGTGGAAGGGACAACGATTAAAGTCACCGAAGATCATAAATTACTTTTTCCTAGAGTTTTTTTGTGGCGGGCAAAAGCACGAATGCATGATTGGTACAAAAAACAAGCGCAGGAAGCCATTTCCGAGCGGACAAAAATGATCGCGGGAGAGTTAAACCTCAAATACTGTTCGCTTAAAATTTCCAACGCCAAAACCAACTGGGGCTCTTGCGGACCAAAAAATAGTTTGAACTTCAATTGGAGGCTCATTATGGCGCCGGAGGCGGTGGTAGATTATGTCATCATCCACGAGCTAATGCACATTCCGGAAAAAAACCATTCGCAAAAATTTTGGAACAAAGTCGCCACCGTGATGCCGGAATATAAAACAGCCAGAAAATGGCTTCGTGAGAATAGTAAGGTTTTGACGTTGGAATAG
- a CDS encoding DUF559 domain-containing protein, whose translation MKLRVKLTAKTLQRSRKLRKESTPQEIILWSRIKNRQFKNLKFRRQYQIGKYIVDFICEEKKLIIELDGWQHSEQEEYDLERTKYLERQGYRVLRVWNGEINSNLTGVFLKLDEFS comes from the coding sequence ATGAAACTCAGAGTAAAATTAACAGCCAAAACTTTACAACGAAGCAGAAAGCTAAGAAAAGAATCAACGCCACAAGAAATAATTCTCTGGTCTAGAATTAAAAACAGACAGTTCAAGAACCTAAAGTTTAGAAGACAATATCAAATCGGGAAATATATTGTGGATTTTATCTGCGAAGAAAAGAAGTTAATAATAGAACTAGATGGCTGGCAGCATAGCGAACAAGAGGAGTACGACTTAGAGCGTACTAAGTATCTTGAAAGACAAGGCTATCGAGTATTAAGAGTTTGGAATGGAGAAATTAATTCTAATTTAACTGGAGTGTTTCTGAAGCTTGATGAGTTTTCGTGA
- a CDS encoding UvrB/UvrC motif-containing protein: MSTKIAKKLKSLPTSPGVYIFRNDSGKILYVGKATSLKDRVGSYFVGVQFIEPGIAEGLMNQTPTNLRMGSRPIEMFISQVADIEVRKTETVLEAYILEQGLIKKWQPKFNVDGKDDKSFSYVAITKEDFPRILFLRKREMDQDVDIKSKFSKIYGPYISKKNIEIALKILRKIFPYHSKAQKTESGCLDFQIGLCPGPYAGAISKEDYMKNIRGIRMILEGKKKTLLAKMKKEMSELSEKQEFEKAGKMRNAIFALQHIRDIALISEGRDVALPRLESNERQCANQQCQDEAVPRLYKGDAKSFRIEGYDISNISGKSSVGSMVVFDNANGEIGPNKSQYRKFKIKTIEGANDTASMAEVLGRRFGNNWPMPDLIILDGGQGHLTAVRRVLKNFHLEIPLLAVAKGPTRKKLDRYSFGSVPEISDEIIERVRDEAHRFAITYHKKLRGKSFME, from the coding sequence ATGTCAACCAAAATCGCCAAAAAACTGAAAAGTCTGCCCACCTCTCCCGGTGTCTATATTTTTAGAAATGATTCTGGGAAAATTTTGTATGTGGGCAAAGCGACATCACTTAAAGACCGGGTTGGTTCGTATTTTGTAGGGGTTCAATTTATTGAACCCGGAATAGCCGAGGGTTTGATGAATCAAACCCCTACGAATTTACGAATGGGATCGCGACCGATTGAAATGTTTATTTCTCAAGTGGCGGATATTGAAGTTCGAAAAACCGAGACGGTTTTGGAGGCATATATTTTAGAGCAGGGACTGATCAAAAAGTGGCAGCCGAAGTTTAATGTGGATGGAAAAGATGATAAGTCATTTTCTTATGTTGCCATTACAAAAGAAGATTTTCCGCGGATATTGTTTTTGCGAAAAAGAGAAATGGATCAAGATGTCGATATAAAATCCAAATTTAGTAAAATCTATGGTCCATATATTTCCAAAAAAAATATTGAAATTGCGCTGAAAATACTTAGGAAAATTTTTCCCTATCATTCCAAGGCGCAAAAAACGGAAAGTGGTTGCTTGGATTTTCAGATCGGGCTTTGTCCGGGGCCATATGCTGGGGCGATTTCTAAAGAGGATTATATGAAAAATATCCGTGGCATACGGATGATTTTGGAAGGCAAGAAAAAAACATTGCTTGCGAAAATGAAAAAAGAAATGTCAGAATTAAGCGAGAAACAGGAATTTGAAAAAGCGGGGAAAATGCGCAATGCGATTTTTGCGTTGCAGCATATTCGGGATATTGCGTTGATATCAGAAGGTAGAGACGTGGCATTGCCACGTCTTGAGAGCAATGAACGTCAATGCGCAAACCAACAATGCCAAGACGAGGCAGTGCCTCGTCTCTACAAGGGCGACGCAAAATCATTTCGCATTGAGGGTTATGACATTTCTAATATTTCCGGAAAATCGAGCGTCGGGTCTATGGTGGTGTTTGATAATGCGAATGGGGAAATAGGCCCAAACAAGAGTCAGTATCGCAAATTTAAAATAAAAACCATCGAAGGCGCAAATGATACGGCTTCGATGGCGGAAGTTTTGGGGCGCAGATTTGGCAATAATTGGCCGATGCCAGATCTTATAATTTTAGACGGCGGGCAAGGTCATCTCACAGCGGTGCGGCGTGTGCTCAAAAATTTTCATCTGGAGATCCCGCTTTTGGCTGTCGCCAAAGGTCCGACCCGTAAAAAACTCGACCGCTATTCTTTCGGTAGTGTGCCGGAAATATCCGACGAAATCATCGAACGCGTCCGCGACGAAGCCCATCGTTTTGCAATTACGTATCATAAAAAATTACGAGGGAAGAGTTTTATGGAATAA
- a CDS encoding DUF5680 domain-containing protein, with product MVDWKKAKHFFFKAMINGWAGNAEKITLPQMPGYKVISFSEEDLYLTDCYCVTPDSTSSVGTTTIYYEDNPIWIMQYGGYYRKEAIGFLKEVLLSSYENRDFIGGRGPYQQKNHDLIYTNNPSTNRFHDFKGEENIHNQTYNIKMGYHHYWGMSF from the coding sequence ATGGTAGACTGGAAGAAAGCCAAACATTTCTTTTTTAAGGCGATGATCAACGGATGGGCCGGTAACGCAGAAAAAATTACGCTACCGCAAATGCCCGGATACAAAGTGATTTCATTCAGTGAGGAAGATTTATATCTCACTGATTGCTATTGCGTAACACCGGATTCCACAAGTTCGGTAGGAACCACTACGATATATTACGAGGATAATCCTATTTGGATTATGCAATACGGCGGTTACTACAGAAAAGAAGCTATTGGATTTCTTAAGGAAGTATTGCTTTCTTCCTATGAAAACCGTGACTTCATTGGCGGACGTGGCCCATATCAACAAAAAAATCATGACCTGATTTATACAAACAACCCATCAACAAATCGATTTCATGATTTTAAAGGAGAAGAGAACATACACAACCAGACATATAACATCAAAATGGGATATCACCATTATTGGGGCATGAGTTTTTAA
- the uvrA gene encoding excinuclease ABC subunit UvrA gives MQDELIIRGAREHNLKNINLDLPRNKFIVFTGISGSGKSTLAFDTIFAEGQRRYLESLSSYARQFLGQMGKPEVDSIEGLSPAISIDQKAASHNPRSTVGTVTEIHDYLRLLYAKIGVAHCPICNREIVKLSTDEIVDRILNICTTGKDKKSKKDDCAIEIFSPIVRERKGEYSTLLEEMFRRGFSTAFVNGKKYALDEKIGTRVKLERYKKHNIDILVDKVEINSENISRIFEGVEQALKLSKGIVKIKLMTGDGKNKTAKKTIRGLKSEKLEKPELSSRSRELSSGPSFDGEMIFNQNFSCPVHEVDFPELEPRLFSFNSPFGACPSCEGLGVKKEIDPDLVVPDMNKTIAEGGIMPWSYKKNNWQGTILRAVTNFYDIRDNVRLRDLSDDDFNTLLYGTSDITDITLEEGAPARNASRSDAGGDEIPVTLRSKTGSSWKYNMHWRGVVGYLQDRYLKTDSEGVRTDIEKYMSQNPCSTCLGSRYKKEALLVTVGDPARNATLLSGTENSDGYSKKIKESTSSEEHSVAGGKNIHEVSTISVRETLDFFQKINFTKREELIASRILKEIQNRLGFLQDVGLGYLSLGRAANTLAGGESQRIRLASQIGSQLVGVLYILDEPSIGLHARDNAKLLATLLQLRDVGNTLIVVEHDEETMRAADYLVDIGPGAGKHGGEIVAEGTPLEVMKSEESLTAKYLRGDLSIEAPAYRRSLKSKKTLVVRGAREHNLQNITVSFPLKVLTCVTGVSGSGKSTLVEDILYKALSAKIMRSLERPGKHSEIVGDHYLNKVIMIDQSPIGRTPRSNPATYTGLFTAIRELFAETRDAKAKGYSPGRFSFNVKGGRCDNCQGDGYNKIEMQFMPDVYLPCDVCGGKRYNSETLKVKYRDKNIADVLALTISEAREFFANFHDIADKLKVLEDVGLGYIQLGQSATTLSGGEAQRIKLSTELSRRATGDTLYILDEPTTGLHFDDIKKLLGILNRLVDAGNTVIVIEHNLDVIKTADWIIDLGPEGGKEGGKVIVSGTPEEVAKWDKESWTGKYLKECLNH, from the coding sequence ATGCAAGACGAATTAATCATTCGCGGAGCGAGAGAGCACAATCTCAAGAATATCAATCTCGATCTACCGCGGAATAAATTTATTGTTTTCACCGGAATTTCCGGCTCAGGCAAGAGTACGCTGGCTTTTGATACCATTTTTGCCGAGGGACAACGGCGATATCTGGAAAGTCTGTCGAGCTATGCCCGCCAGTTTTTGGGTCAGATGGGAAAGCCGGAAGTCGATTCAATCGAGGGGCTTAGTCCCGCGATTTCGATTGACCAAAAAGCCGCTTCACACAATCCACGTTCAACCGTGGGAACGGTGACGGAAATTCACGACTATCTGCGTCTGCTTTATGCCAAAATCGGTGTGGCGCATTGTCCGATTTGCAACCGAGAAATCGTGAAACTGTCCACAGATGAAATTGTGGATCGGATTTTGAATATTTGCACGACAGGTAAGGATAAAAAATCAAAAAAAGATGATTGTGCGATTGAAATTTTTTCTCCTATCGTGCGGGAACGCAAAGGGGAATACTCGACACTTCTCGAGGAGATGTTTCGGCGCGGTTTCTCCACCGCCTTTGTCAACGGAAAAAAATATGCGCTGGATGAAAAGATCGGCACACGGGTGAAATTAGAACGTTATAAAAAACACAATATTGATATCTTAGTTGATAAGGTAGAAATAAATTCCGAGAATATTTCGCGGATCTTTGAAGGTGTGGAACAAGCCTTGAAATTGTCTAAGGGAATTGTGAAAATAAAATTGATGACAGGAGATGGGAAAAATAAAACAGCAAAAAAAACCATAAGAGGACTTAAATCCGAAAAACTAGAGAAACCAGAGCTAAGCTCTCGGAGCCGAGAGCTTAGCTCTGGTCCTAGTTTTGATGGCGAAATGATTTTCAATCAGAATTTTTCTTGTCCGGTGCATGAGGTGGATTTTCCGGAATTGGAACCGCGCCTGTTTTCTTTCAATAGTCCGTTTGGTGCTTGTCCATCCTGTGAAGGGTTGGGCGTGAAAAAAGAGATTGATCCTGATCTGGTTGTGCCGGATATGAACAAAACGATCGCGGAAGGCGGAATTATGCCGTGGAGTTATAAGAAAAACAATTGGCAGGGAACAATTTTGCGCGCAGTGACGAATTTTTATGACATTCGGGATAATGTGCGTTTGCGCGACCTTTCCGATGATGATTTTAATACCCTGCTCTATGGCACTTCAGATATAACGGATATAACGTTAGAGGAAGGCGCTCCCGCCCGCAACGCTTCGCGTAGCGATGCGGGCGGGGATGAAATTCCTGTGACCTTGAGAAGCAAGACCGGATCAAGTTGGAAATATAATATGCACTGGCGGGGAGTGGTGGGCTATTTGCAGGATCGCTATCTCAAGACTGATTCGGAAGGCGTGCGCACAGACATTGAGAAATATATGTCCCAAAATCCCTGTTCGACTTGTCTCGGTTCGCGCTATAAAAAAGAAGCTTTACTTGTGACTGTGGGCGATCCTGCCCGCAATGCTACGCTGTTAAGTGGAACGGAGAATTCTGACGGTTATAGTAAAAAAATAAAGGAAAGTACTAGTTCTGAAGAGCATAGCGTTGCAGGCGGGAAAAACATCCATGAAGTTTCCACCATCAGTGTGCGGGAAACGTTGGATTTTTTTCAAAAAATAAATTTCACCAAACGTGAAGAGTTGATCGCTAGCCGGATCTTGAAAGAAATTCAAAATCGCTTGGGATTTTTGCAAGACGTCGGCCTTGGCTATCTTTCGCTCGGTCGCGCCGCTAACACTTTAGCCGGTGGAGAATCACAACGCATCCGCCTAGCCTCACAGATCGGCTCCCAGCTCGTTGGCGTGCTGTATATCCTTGATGAGCCATCAATTGGTCTGCATGCGCGGGACAACGCCAAACTGCTTGCGACGCTTTTGCAACTGCGCGATGTGGGTAATACCTTGATTGTGGTGGAGCACGATGAAGAAACGATGCGCGCCGCGGACTACCTCGTGGACATCGGGCCAGGCGCGGGAAAACACGGCGGAGAAATTGTCGCCGAAGGAACGCCTCTAGAAGTGATGAAAAGTGAAGAATCACTGACGGCCAAATATTTACGGGGAGATCTTTCGATTGAAGCCCCGGCATATCGTCGATCGCTCAAAAGCAAAAAAACGCTCGTGGTGCGGGGAGCGCGCGAACATAATTTGCAAAATATTACTGTGTCGTTTCCGCTCAAAGTTTTGACCTGCGTGACCGGAGTGTCCGGTTCGGGAAAATCAACGCTGGTGGAAGATATTCTCTACAAAGCGCTTTCAGCCAAAATTATGCGTTCTCTGGAACGGCCAGGCAAGCACAGTGAAATTGTCGGCGATCATTATCTCAACAAAGTAATTATGATTGATCAATCGCCGATCGGTCGCACGCCACGGTCCAATCCCGCGACCTACACGGGACTATTCACGGCCATTCGCGAACTGTTTGCCGAAACGCGCGACGCCAAAGCGAAAGGCTATTCGCCGGGACGCTTTTCTTTCAATGTCAAAGGCGGACGCTGTGATAATTGCCAGGGGGATGGATATAATAAGATCGAAATGCAATTTATGCCGGATGTTTATCTGCCTTGCGATGTTTGCGGTGGAAAACGCTACAATAGTGAAACGCTGAAAGTGAAATACCGTGACAAAAATATTGCGGATGTGCTGGCCTTGACTATCTCCGAAGCGCGCGAATTTTTTGCTAATTTTCATGATATCGCCGACAAGCTCAAAGTTTTGGAAGATGTCGGCTTGGGCTACATTCAACTCGGCCAATCAGCCACGACGCTCTCCGGCGGAGAAGCCCAACGGATCAAACTTTCCACGGAACTTTCTCGTCGTGCAACAGGCGACACGCTTTACATTCTCGACGAACCGACGACTGGCTTGCATTTCGATGATATCAAAAAATTGTTGGGCATTCTTAATCGTCTGGTGGATGCGGGCAACACCGTGATTGTAATCGAGCACAATTTAGATGTGATAAAAACCGCCGATTGGATCATTGATCTGGGTCCGGAAGGCGGGAAAGAAGGCGGCAAAGTGATTGTTTCCGGCACACCGGAAGAAGTGGCGAAGTGGGATAAAGAGAGTTGGACGGGGAAATATCTGAAAGAATGCCTGAACCACTAA
- a CDS encoding S24 family peptidase, which translates to MILTAKQQNILESIRELIDQGKANPTSYRLQKFLESQGVKDSLKSVMQVIESLEKKDLIKRDKNKKIYLVENKNYTNFKNIFSVPVYGLASCGEALAYAQDNVDGFLQISKALFRDKDESLLFAVKALGDSMDKEKINDGDYVIFEKYEHQEELEGKIVVAVVNGMATIKRYKKVSEDVIGLFPKSTNPIHQPIFIHKSDSFIFAGIFRKVLPVKYVSL; encoded by the coding sequence ATGATCCTAACAGCCAAACAACAAAACATCCTGGAATCGATCCGAGAGCTGATCGACCAGGGGAAAGCTAATCCCACCAGCTATCGGTTGCAAAAATTTTTGGAGTCGCAAGGTGTGAAGGATAGTTTGAAATCGGTAATGCAAGTGATTGAATCACTCGAAAAAAAGGATCTAATCAAGCGTGATAAGAACAAGAAAATCTATCTGGTGGAAAACAAGAATTATACTAATTTTAAAAATATTTTCTCTGTGCCGGTCTATGGCTTGGCATCTTGCGGAGAAGCGCTGGCTTATGCGCAGGACAATGTCGACGGCTTTTTGCAAATTTCCAAAGCGCTTTTTCGTGACAAAGATGAGTCTTTGCTTTTTGCCGTGAAGGCCTTGGGCGATTCGATGGACAAGGAAAAAATCAACGATGGCGACTACGTCATTTTTGAGAAATATGAACACCAGGAAGAATTGGAAGGTAAGATTGTCGTGGCAGTGGTGAACGGCATGGCCACCATCAAACGCTACAAAAAAGTCAGTGAAGACGTGATCGGCCTTTTTCCCAAATCGACCAACCCGATCCACCAGCCGATCTTTATCCACAAATCCGACTCCTTCATTTTTGCCGGCATTTTCCGAAAAGTTTTGCCGGTGAAATATGTGAGCCTTTAG
- a CDS encoding NUDIX domain-containing protein, producing the protein MTEPAKQKIIIVDENDEIIGHEERGAFKKKNIYRVSALWITNSRGEILLAKRHHSKAHHPGMWGPAVAGTVEKGETYLDNIIKEAEEELGLKNIKPELGPKTKIDGSYHFTQWFMLTIDKKADEFVLQEDEVEAVAWISPEELRKHAQERPEEFVSNMKKYIESLLP; encoded by the coding sequence ATGACCGAACCAGCCAAACAAAAAATAATCATCGTTGATGAAAATGATGAAATTATTGGGCATGAAGAGAGAGGCGCTTTCAAAAAGAAAAACATTTATCGCGTCTCGGCTTTATGGATAACTAATTCTCGTGGTGAAATTCTTTTGGCGAAGCGGCATCATTCTAAGGCGCATCATCCAGGGATGTGGGGACCTGCGGTTGCGGGAACAGTCGAGAAAGGGGAAACTTATTTGGATAATATAATCAAAGAAGCCGAAGAAGAATTGGGACTAAAAAATATTAAACCAGAACTTGGACCAAAAACAAAAATTGACGGGAGCTACCATTTCACTCAATGGTTTATGCTGACTATTGATAAAAAAGCCGATGAATTTGTGTTGCAAGAAGATGAAGTTGAGGCGGTGGCTTGGATTTCGCCAGAAGAATTGAGAAAACATGCACAAGAGCGACCGGAAGAGTTTGTATCGAATATGAAAAAATATATTGAGTCGCTGTTGCCTTAG